In a genomic window of Sulfuriferula nivalis:
- the mshL gene encoding pilus (MSHA type) biogenesis protein MshL, with protein sequence MNNFRLLILTSALLSLTGCATLGIAPKPDTTQARINTELSQAVDNKQQANLPPAAVSAALLPPLQIAMPKSTKPLEQRFDLVINNAPANQVFMGIVTGTHYSMLIPPDLTGNLSVNLKNVTVFEALDAIRELYGYDYKVDGSRIYIQPMSMQTRVFKLNYIAGQRKGTSDIRVTSGSVGDTPAIPSGVAGAMPTTTTPGATNGHSLETSKITTNTESDFWSDLKTSLTTIVGDKDGRNIVVSPQSGVVLIHAMPSEIHQVENYLKAMQLAVDRSVMLEAKIIEVQLSDGFQTGINWSAFNRYGQSRFSVGADPNSLTVPGGAPIANSTLGSVFSAGMSTAMSTTAGALNIAAQSDNFAALLNFLGTQGTSRVLSSPRIATLNNQMAILKVGTDDFFVTNVSSTSSATSTGTTATPNVTLRPFFSGIALDVTPQISEEGEIILHIHPSVSKVSENYKVIDLGTSGILKLPLASSTISETDSVVRVQDGSIVAIGGLMRENSTDDKSEVPGLGGIPVIGSLFKHTNRASQKSELVILLKTTVLKSSNDWAQDVLQTRDRIEGMQRGGSQ encoded by the coding sequence CCTGACAGGTTGCGCCACCCTGGGTATTGCGCCAAAACCTGACACCACACAAGCACGAATTAATACCGAATTAAGTCAAGCTGTCGACAACAAACAACAAGCTAATCTTCCACCAGCAGCAGTCAGCGCAGCTTTATTGCCACCACTGCAAATCGCTATGCCTAAATCGACCAAGCCACTGGAGCAAAGATTTGATTTAGTGATTAACAATGCCCCTGCCAACCAGGTGTTTATGGGGATAGTCACTGGCACCCACTACAGCATGCTGATTCCACCAGATTTAACAGGGAATCTGTCAGTCAATCTGAAAAACGTCACCGTGTTTGAAGCGCTGGATGCAATTCGTGAGCTCTATGGCTATGATTACAAAGTTGATGGCAGCCGCATATACATCCAGCCCATGAGCATGCAAACCCGCGTGTTCAAGCTCAATTACATCGCAGGGCAACGCAAAGGCACATCTGACATTCGCGTCACCTCCGGTTCCGTCGGCGACACACCTGCGATACCAAGTGGTGTGGCAGGTGCAATGCCGACTACTACCACCCCAGGTGCAACCAATGGTCACTCGTTAGAAACCAGCAAAATCACCACCAATACCGAATCTGATTTCTGGAGTGATTTAAAAACATCCCTAACCACCATAGTCGGTGATAAAGATGGTCGTAATATTGTTGTTAGCCCGCAATCTGGCGTCGTGCTGATTCATGCCATGCCAAGCGAAATTCACCAGGTTGAAAACTACCTCAAAGCCATGCAATTAGCGGTAGACCGCTCGGTCATGCTGGAAGCCAAAATCATCGAAGTTCAACTCAGTGATGGCTTTCAGACAGGTATTAACTGGTCAGCTTTTAACCGTTATGGGCAAAGTCGTTTTTCAGTCGGCGCAGATCCCAACAGCTTGACAGTTCCAGGCGGTGCCCCCATTGCCAACAGCACGCTGGGCAGCGTATTTTCTGCAGGCATGTCCACCGCCATGAGCACTACCGCTGGTGCGCTGAACATTGCGGCGCAGTCGGACAACTTTGCCGCGCTGCTAAATTTCCTCGGTACCCAGGGCACGTCACGCGTACTGTCCAGCCCACGCATTGCGACATTAAATAACCAGATGGCCATATTAAAAGTGGGTACGGATGATTTTTTTGTGACCAATGTCAGCTCAACCAGTAGCGCCACTTCTACAGGCACCACTGCTACGCCGAATGTCACGCTACGTCCTTTCTTCTCAGGCATTGCACTTGATGTCACACCACAGATATCTGAAGAGGGAGAAATCATTCTGCACATACACCCATCGGTAAGCAAAGTATCTGAGAACTACAAAGTCATTGATTTAGGTACATCTGGCATACTCAAGCTACCGCTAGCATCCAGCACCATTTCTGAAACGGACAGTGTAGTACGTGTGCAGGATGGCAGCATCGTTGCAATTGGCGGCCTGATGCGTGAAAACTCAACCGATGACAAATCTGAAGTACCTGGTTTGGGCGGCATACCTGTCATCGGCTCACTGTTCAAACATACCAACCGTGCATCGCAGAAAAGTGAATTGGTCATCTTGCTCAAAACCACCGTACTTAAAAGCAGTAACGACTGGGCGCAAGACGTACTCCAGACACGCGACCGCATAGAGGGTATGCAACGCGGTGGCAGTCAGTAA
- a CDS encoding ExeA family protein → MYLEHFGLREFPFTLTPDTSYFLASPHYQAALNTLLIAIHTGEGFIKITGEVGTGKTLLCRQFLDQLETSQFITVYIPNPYLTPHSLMLSVADELGLDIPANTDQHYLLKAINLALLDFAKQEKQVIVCLDEAQAMPIETLEALRLLTNLETEKRKLLQIVLFGQPELDLKLQNDSIRQLNQRITFHYQLQALSLAELKDYVAHRLKIAEYQGPPLFTASALKSLHQASGGIPRLINILAHKAMMLSYGLGARNITPQQVRAAANDTPAARPNKSIWISMTIALTVVATAITWMMLR, encoded by the coding sequence ATGTACCTAGAACACTTCGGTCTGCGTGAATTCCCTTTCACGCTGACCCCAGATACCAGTTATTTCCTAGCCAGCCCGCATTATCAGGCTGCGCTTAACACCTTACTCATCGCCATCCACACCGGTGAAGGTTTTATCAAAATCACTGGCGAAGTCGGCACTGGCAAAACCTTGCTATGCCGCCAGTTCCTCGACCAGCTCGAAACCAGTCAATTCATTACCGTCTATATACCCAACCCCTACCTCACCCCACATAGCTTAATGCTATCAGTGGCTGATGAGTTGGGATTGGACATCCCCGCTAATACTGATCAGCATTACCTGCTTAAAGCCATCAACCTCGCCTTACTCGATTTCGCCAAACAAGAGAAACAGGTCATCGTCTGTCTGGACGAAGCTCAGGCCATGCCCATAGAAACACTGGAAGCCTTACGCCTGCTGACTAATCTGGAAACCGAAAAACGCAAACTGCTACAAATCGTATTATTCGGACAGCCGGAACTCGACCTGAAATTACAGAATGACAGCATACGCCAGCTCAATCAGCGCATTACCTTCCATTATCAATTACAAGCACTCTCACTCGCAGAGCTCAAAGACTATGTTGCTCATAGACTAAAAATAGCCGAGTATCAGGGGCCACCCCTGTTTACCGCCAGCGCACTCAAAAGCTTGCACCAGGCCAGTGGTGGCATACCGCGCCTGATTAACATCCTCGCACACAAGGCCATGATGTTAAGCTATGGTCTTGGAGCGCGAAATATTACTCCTCAGCAAGTACGCGCCGCTGCCAATGACACACCAGCTGCACGCCCGAACAAATCTATATGGATTAGCATGACTATAGCCCTCACCGTCGTTGCAACGGCAATCACCTGGATGATGTTACGATGA
- a CDS encoding tetratricopeptide repeat protein, giving the protein MSLINQMLKDLEQRQANHADNLGQISTVTLPVKHHRITYVISTIILISAVVLAGILWQQRSQPVIVQTAPVVTPLPAQQGLILTQELSHLPVPKTPQALPKLAAPVINTTTVATTTIPALPIAIPSVNTTLISKKIEPLTTAQLAENSYRKAVSLMQQGRNEDSINELNQALTLDPHHHEARLTLVGLLIDAKRNTEAEHQLQQALILDPAQSDTTMLLARIQADRGGNAEAIKTLQRGLPNAENQADYQALLATLLDRTGQHKAAVEHYLAALRYAPQSGTWWMGLGIALQADGQADKARTAFLRARATNSLNSELSAYVDQQLK; this is encoded by the coding sequence ATGAGTTTAATCAATCAAATGCTCAAGGATCTGGAACAGCGCCAGGCCAACCATGCTGACAATTTAGGACAAATCAGCACCGTTACCTTACCTGTTAAACATCATCGTATTACTTATGTCATATCAACCATAATCTTGATTAGCGCCGTCGTCCTGGCTGGCATCTTGTGGCAACAACGATCACAACCAGTGATAGTGCAGACGGCACCAGTTGTTACTCCACTTCCTGCACAACAAGGACTTATCCTGACTCAGGAACTCAGTCATTTACCTGTCCCTAAAACACCGCAAGCTCTACCCAAACTAGCCGCACCTGTAATCAACACCACGACTGTCGCAACAACCACGATTCCAGCACTACCTATTGCAATACCCTCGGTAAACACTACACTCATCAGTAAAAAAATAGAACCGCTCACCACCGCCCAGCTTGCCGAAAACAGTTACCGTAAAGCAGTCAGCCTGATGCAGCAAGGCCGTAACGAAGACAGTATCAACGAATTAAATCAGGCGCTCACTCTGGATCCCCATCATCACGAAGCGCGGCTAACTTTAGTAGGTTTACTGATAGATGCAAAACGTAACACCGAAGCGGAGCACCAACTTCAACAAGCCCTGATACTTGACCCGGCACAATCCGACACCACTATGCTGCTAGCACGCATACAGGCCGATCGTGGCGGTAACGCCGAAGCCATTAAAACACTGCAACGCGGTCTGCCCAATGCAGAAAACCAAGCCGACTATCAGGCACTGTTAGCCACCTTGCTGGATCGCACCGGCCAGCACAAAGCCGCCGTAGAACACTATCTGGCAGCTTTAAGATACGCTCCGCAATCAGGCACATGGTGGATGGGTCTGGGTATTGCCTTGCAAGCTGATGGGCAAGCAGACAAAGCCCGTACCGCATTCCTGCGTGCACGCGCCACCAATAGCCTCAATTCGGAATTATCAGCATATGTAGATCAGCAGCTGAAATAA
- a CDS encoding ATP-binding cassette domain-containing protein: MIRLTNLTLARAAKVLLENVSLSIHPGQKVGLTGANGTGKSSLFALLRGELHAEAGDLNLPETWVVAHVAQDTPALQQAALDFTLDGDTKLRQIEHQLTLAEAANDGHRVGELHAQLSEIDGYSARARAAELLHGLGFTDADLSKPVAAFSGGWRVRLNLSQALMSRSDLLLLDEPTNHLDLDAVIWLEGWLKSYPGTLLLISHDRDFLDAVTSHIAHIEQRGIKLYTGSYSDFERQRAAHLAVQQALFDKQQRDRAHLESFIERFRAKATKARQAQSRIKALARMEDISAAHVDSPFTFSFRVPVSAPDPLLDLRHASVGYGAQPLIANIELTVRSGERIGLLGRNGAGKSTLIKLLANEIALLSGTRTEGKGLAIGYFAQHQLEQLRPEESPLQHMTRLAPDTREQELRDFLGGFDFRGDAATSPCGPFSGGEKSRLALALLIWQRPNLLLLDEPTNHLDLDMRQALNYALQDYQGGIVLVSHDRSLLATTCDRFMIVHDGKAEIFDGDLDDYRDWLNQQRINLAQANPDKIERKQQREQNAQQRQALIAQRRPLVKEIDKLDQQLAKWHTEKASLDAQLADSQLYEPAQRDALQTLLKRQGELSTSIETAEERWLTLNETLETLDADN, translated from the coding sequence GTGATACGCCTTACCAACCTCACCCTAGCCCGCGCTGCCAAAGTTTTATTGGAAAACGTTAGCCTCTCCATCCATCCAGGTCAAAAAGTCGGCTTAACGGGTGCAAATGGTACAGGCAAATCCAGCCTGTTTGCACTATTACGTGGCGAATTGCACGCTGAGGCTGGTGACTTGAACTTGCCTGAAACCTGGGTTGTCGCTCACGTCGCGCAGGACACGCCCGCATTACAACAAGCCGCGCTGGATTTCACTTTGGACGGCGACACCAAGTTGCGCCAGATTGAGCATCAGCTAACACTTGCTGAAGCGGCCAATGACGGTCATCGTGTAGGTGAACTACATGCCCAGCTCAGCGAAATAGATGGCTATTCAGCTCGCGCACGTGCGGCTGAATTACTGCACGGACTGGGTTTCACTGATGCCGATTTAAGCAAACCTGTCGCTGCATTTTCGGGCGGATGGCGGGTGCGACTGAATTTATCGCAGGCGCTGATGAGCCGCTCTGATTTATTACTGCTGGACGAGCCTACTAACCATCTGGATTTGGACGCGGTGATTTGGCTGGAAGGCTGGCTCAAAAGCTATCCCGGTACCCTATTACTGATTTCGCATGACCGAGACTTCCTTGACGCAGTGACCAGTCATATCGCTCACATTGAACAACGCGGCATTAAACTCTACACCGGCAGTTACTCTGATTTTGAGCGCCAGCGTGCTGCCCATCTCGCGGTGCAACAAGCCTTGTTTGACAAGCAACAGCGCGATCGCGCCCATCTGGAAAGCTTTATCGAACGCTTCCGCGCCAAAGCCACCAAAGCCCGCCAGGCGCAAAGTCGCATCAAGGCACTGGCACGCATGGAAGACATCAGCGCTGCGCATGTTGATTCACCATTTACCTTCAGCTTCCGCGTTCCCGTCAGCGCACCTGATCCGTTATTAGACCTGCGTCATGCCAGCGTCGGTTATGGTGCACAACCGCTGATTGCCAATATTGAACTCACGGTACGCAGTGGTGAACGCATAGGCTTGCTGGGACGCAATGGTGCGGGTAAGTCCACCCTTATCAAGCTGCTCGCAAATGAAATTGCTTTACTCAGCGGCACCCGTACCGAAGGCAAAGGGCTGGCAATAGGTTACTTTGCTCAACATCAGCTGGAACAGCTACGCCCTGAAGAATCTCCCTTGCAGCACATGACGCGCCTTGCACCTGATACCCGCGAACAGGAACTGCGTGATTTTCTGGGTGGTTTTGATTTTCGTGGTGATGCGGCGACATCGCCATGCGGCCCGTTTTCAGGTGGTGAAAAATCGCGCCTCGCGCTCGCCTTGCTGATCTGGCAACGCCCAAATTTATTATTGCTGGATGAACCTACTAATCACCTAGATCTGGACATGCGTCAGGCGCTCAACTACGCGCTGCAAGATTACCAAGGTGGCATAGTACTGGTATCGCACGATCGCAGCTTGCTCGCTACCACCTGCGACCGTTTCATGATCGTACATGACGGCAAAGCCGAAATATTTGACGGTGATCTGGATGACTATCGCGACTGGCTCAATCAGCAACGCATCAACTTGGCGCAAGCTAACCCCGACAAAATCGAACGCAAACAGCAACGCGAGCAAAACGCACAACAACGTCAGGCACTCATCGCCCAGCGTCGCCCGCTAGTCAAGGAAATCGACAAACTGGATCAGCAACTCGCCAAATGGCACACAGAAAAAGCCAGCCTCGATGCACAACTCGCCGACAGCCAGCTCTATGAACCTGCCCAGCGTGACGCCTTGCAAACCTTGTTAAAACGTCAAGGCGAACTCAGCACCAGTATAGAAACAGCGGAAGAACGCTGGCTGACGCTCAACGAAACACTAGAAACACTGGATGCCGACAATTAA
- a CDS encoding DUF3025 domain-containing protein has translation MPTINSDWLHSSPLYAPLSCLPNALTQTCDIALLNDYARSQNICNALGTTIQFVNCTSEVAYETHINTTGAIPTRTDNWHDYFNALAWLIWPHTKATLNALHIRAGVTPLRNRSRDALTLLDESGIIVACSTPELWQTLTQHQWYELFVNQRQRVKTDIAFHLIGHALYEKLLNPYPGITGKCQLVEVDKAFFQLDTCARQRQLDQQLAQQLNAEPPLTPKTFPPLPVFGIPDTIAENCEPAYYQNTQIFR, from the coding sequence ATGCCGACAATTAACTCAGACTGGCTGCACAGCTCCCCGTTGTACGCGCCCTTGTCATGCCTGCCTAACGCGCTCACACAAACATGTGACATCGCACTGCTCAACGACTACGCACGTAGCCAGAACATCTGCAATGCCCTAGGCACAACCATTCAGTTCGTCAATTGCACTAGTGAAGTTGCTTACGAAACCCACATCAACACCACCGGTGCAATTCCCACCCGCACCGACAACTGGCACGATTACTTTAATGCACTGGCGTGGCTAATCTGGCCACACACTAAGGCCACATTAAACGCGCTGCATATCCGCGCTGGCGTGACCCCGCTACGCAACCGCAGCCGCGACGCACTCACCTTGCTGGACGAAAGCGGCATCATCGTTGCCTGCAGCACACCCGAATTATGGCAAACGCTCACCCAGCACCAGTGGTACGAACTATTCGTCAACCAGCGCCAGCGCGTCAAAACCGATATAGCATTCCACCTCATCGGCCATGCACTCTATGAAAAGCTGCTCAACCCTTACCCCGGCATCACTGGCAAATGTCAGCTGGTTGAGGTCGATAAGGCATTTTTTCAATTGGATACCTGCGCCCGCCAGCGCCAGCTAGACCAACAACTCGCTCAGCAACTCAATGCCGAACCACCACTGACTCCCAAAACATTTCCACCCCTGCCAGTATTTGGCATCCCTGACACCATTGCAGAAAATTGTGAGCCTGCATATTATCAAAATACACAAATATTCCGCTAA
- a CDS encoding pyridoxal-phosphate-dependent aminotransferase family protein: MQAPDITSFIPPLRTLMGPGPSDVPQRVLDAMARPTVGHLDPAFVGMMEETKELLRYAFQTENALTMPVSAPGSAGMEMCFVNLVEAGDKVIVCKNGVFGGRMLENVKRVGGVPIVVEDAWGAPVDVAKVEAAFAANPDAKVLAFVHAETSTGARSDAQALAAIAHKYGALVIADCVTSLAGIPLMVDEWELDAVYSGSQKCLSCTPGLSPVTFSERAIAKLKARKTPVQSWFLDLNLVLGYWGSAGKRTYHHTAPVNTLYGLHESLVILAEEGIEHSWARHADNHVMLRDGFEAMGLKFVVEENYRLPQLNTVYIPDGVDDAAVRARLLNEFNLEIGAGLGDLAGKVWRFGLMGHASSVKNIDYCLSALKQVL, encoded by the coding sequence ATGCAAGCTCCTGATATTACTTCTTTTATTCCGCCTCTCCGTACATTGATGGGGCCTGGTCCTTCTGATGTGCCGCAACGTGTATTAGATGCAATGGCACGTCCTACCGTTGGACATCTTGATCCAGCATTTGTAGGCATGATGGAAGAAACCAAAGAATTATTGCGCTACGCCTTTCAGACCGAGAACGCTCTCACCATGCCTGTCTCTGCACCGGGTTCGGCAGGGATGGAAATGTGTTTTGTTAATCTGGTGGAGGCGGGTGATAAGGTCATCGTCTGTAAAAATGGTGTGTTTGGCGGACGCATGCTGGAAAACGTCAAGCGTGTCGGTGGCGTACCCATAGTAGTTGAAGATGCCTGGGGCGCACCTGTGGATGTAGCTAAGGTCGAGGCTGCATTTGCCGCTAATCCCGATGCCAAAGTGCTTGCGTTTGTGCATGCGGAAACGTCTACTGGCGCACGTTCCGATGCACAGGCATTGGCTGCCATTGCGCATAAATATGGTGCGCTGGTGATTGCCGATTGCGTTACTTCACTTGCTGGCATTCCGCTTATGGTGGATGAGTGGGAGCTGGATGCAGTGTATTCAGGTAGTCAAAAATGCCTGTCATGCACGCCGGGTTTGTCACCTGTGACTTTCAGTGAACGTGCTATTGCCAAACTCAAAGCACGCAAGACGCCCGTGCAAAGCTGGTTTCTGGATCTGAATCTGGTACTGGGTTATTGGGGTAGTGCAGGTAAGCGCACTTATCATCACACCGCGCCAGTTAATACATTATATGGATTGCATGAGTCACTGGTGATATTGGCTGAAGAAGGCATAGAACATAGCTGGGCACGCCATGCAGATAATCATGTCATGTTGCGTGATGGTTTTGAGGCGATGGGTCTGAAGTTTGTGGTGGAAGAAAACTACCGCTTGCCGCAACTTAACACCGTTTATATTCCTGATGGTGTCGATGATGCTGCTGTACGTGCGCGATTGTTGAATGAATTTAATCTGGAAATTGGCGCAGGTTTGGGTGATCTGGCGGGTAAGGTCTGGCGTTTTGGCCTGATGGGGCACGCCAGCAGCGTAAAAAATATTGATTATTGCCTGTCAGCATTGAAACAAGTACTTTGA
- a CDS encoding DUF302 domain-containing protein translates to MKLQLNQLAAACVLSIALLSPAVHAASTVPAASVSTMPNVYRIPLAKGVSMDDAVESMKLRANELNLKLVAELPLSKQVEAMVGGTQRRMEIYQFCDALTAKDLVDMNVDFAIYLPCRIALIEDNTGKAWLVMMDMDVPAWSKASHMSPELTAKIMKVRNGLIEIVNAGANGDL, encoded by the coding sequence ATGAAACTGCAATTAAACCAACTTGCTGCTGCCTGTGTATTGAGTATCGCTCTGTTATCTCCTGCAGTACATGCAGCAAGTACTGTGCCAGCCGCAAGCGTATCCACCATGCCGAATGTTTATAGAATCCCTTTGGCTAAGGGAGTAAGTATGGATGATGCGGTTGAATCCATGAAGCTGCGCGCCAACGAATTAAACCTGAAACTGGTCGCAGAATTACCTTTATCCAAGCAAGTTGAGGCGATGGTAGGCGGTACACAGCGGCGTATGGAGATCTACCAGTTTTGTGATGCGCTTACGGCTAAAGATCTGGTTGATATGAACGTGGATTTTGCTATTTATCTGCCATGCAGAATCGCGTTGATAGAAGATAATACAGGTAAAGCGTGGTTGGTGATGATGGACATGGATGTGCCTGCATGGTCAAAAGCTTCGCATATGTCGCCTGAGTTGACAGCAAAAATCATGAAAGTGCGTAACGGCTTGATAGAAATTGTCAATGCGGGTGCTAATGGCGACTTATAA
- the acnA gene encoding aconitate hydratase AcnA translates to MNQHNLYNTLTEFNLGNGKQGKFYSLPALESAGIGKISRLPVSIRIVLEAILRHCDGKKVTEQHIRELANWQPNANRTEEIPFIVARVLLQDFTGVPLLADLAAMRTATAKTGKNPKLIEPLVPVDMVVDHSVQVDVFNQPDALQQNMQLEFVRNRERYQFLKWGMQAFDTFKVVPPGIGIVHQVNLEYLARGVMEKEGVYYPDTLVGTDSHTTMINGLGIVAWGVGGIEAEAGMLGQPVYFLTPDVVGVNLTGKIREGITATDVVLTITEMLRSAKVVGKFVEFFGEGAAALSLPDRATIANMAPEYGATMGFFPVDESTCAYYTATGRSAAQVDSIRNYFKAQGLFGIPQAGDCDYSQTLELDLGSVVPSVAGPRRPQDRIELDHVKSKFSDLFSLPVSAGGYGKSAEALTSRVPCGDSTLGHGDVVIAAITSCTNTSNPSVMLAAGILAKKAVALGLTVPSHVKTSLGPGSRVVTEYLKAAGLMDALGDVGFKLVGYGCTTCIGNSGPLPAAIETAILDNDLIAASVLSGNRNFEARVHQNVKANFLMSPPLVVAYALAGTMNKDLSTEAIGNGKDGKPVYLKDIWPSLEEVAAVMSTATNPETYRALYADFTADNPLWAAVPAPVGSVYDWDADSTYIQQPPFFDGAAGDSGVIHGARALAVFGDSVTTDHISPAGSIKPSSPAGKFLLEHGVDKADFNSYGARRGNHEVMMRGTFANVRIKNLMIPGSEGGVTRHQPDGEEMAIYDASMLYQADSTPLMIFAGEEYGTGSSRDWAAKGTKLLGVKAVIAKSFERIHRANLVGMGVLPCQFHTGTDATTLKLDGSETFDLLGLENGITPQQDVQIVIHRANGTTDTTMVKLRIDTPIEVDYYQSGGILPFVLAQLLA, encoded by the coding sequence ATGAACCAGCATAATTTATACAACACGCTCACCGAGTTCAATTTAGGCAATGGCAAACAAGGTAAGTTCTATTCACTCCCTGCACTTGAGTCCGCTGGCATAGGCAAAATATCTCGACTCCCTGTTTCTATCCGTATCGTACTGGAAGCCATATTACGCCACTGCGATGGCAAAAAAGTCACCGAACAACACATACGCGAATTAGCCAATTGGCAACCCAATGCTAATCGTACTGAAGAGATTCCATTTATCGTTGCCCGTGTACTACTACAAGATTTTACCGGTGTACCACTATTGGCAGATTTAGCTGCTATGCGCACCGCGACAGCAAAAACCGGCAAAAACCCTAAGCTCATTGAGCCACTGGTTCCCGTGGATATGGTGGTCGATCACTCAGTGCAGGTAGACGTATTTAACCAGCCTGACGCATTACAACAGAATATGCAGCTGGAATTTGTGCGCAACCGCGAACGTTACCAGTTCCTAAAATGGGGCATGCAAGCGTTTGACACGTTCAAAGTGGTGCCTCCAGGCATCGGGATTGTGCATCAAGTCAACCTTGAGTACCTGGCGCGTGGCGTCATGGAAAAAGAAGGCGTGTATTATCCTGATACTTTGGTCGGTACCGATTCACACACCACCATGATCAACGGTCTGGGCATCGTAGCCTGGGGCGTGGGTGGTATTGAAGCGGAAGCAGGCATGCTTGGGCAACCCGTGTATTTCCTCACGCCTGACGTGGTTGGTGTCAATTTAACAGGTAAAATCCGCGAAGGCATTACCGCGACTGACGTGGTATTGACCATTACCGAAATGCTGCGCAGCGCAAAAGTCGTCGGCAAGTTCGTAGAATTCTTTGGTGAAGGTGCAGCAGCACTTTCACTACCAGATCGCGCAACGATAGCTAACATGGCACCAGAATATGGCGCAACCATGGGCTTCTTCCCGGTAGATGAATCTACTTGTGCCTACTATACCGCCACAGGCCGTAGCGCAGCACAAGTTGACAGCATCCGTAATTACTTTAAAGCACAAGGTTTATTCGGCATTCCACAAGCAGGCGACTGTGATTACTCACAAACGCTGGAATTAGACTTAGGCAGTGTTGTGCCCTCTGTTGCTGGTCCGCGCCGTCCACAAGACCGCATCGAACTTGATCACGTCAAATCCAAATTTTCCGACTTGTTCTCGCTTCCTGTCAGCGCAGGTGGCTATGGCAAATCGGCTGAAGCATTAACCAGCCGTGTACCCTGTGGCGACAGCACATTAGGTCATGGTGATGTGGTGATTGCAGCGATTACTTCATGTACCAACACCTCCAACCCGAGCGTTATGCTGGCAGCAGGCATATTGGCGAAAAAAGCTGTTGCATTAGGCTTGACCGTACCATCACATGTCAAAACCTCGTTGGGACCAGGCTCACGCGTTGTTACCGAATATCTCAAAGCGGCAGGCTTGATGGATGCGCTTGGCGATGTAGGCTTCAAACTGGTAGGTTACGGCTGCACCACTTGTATCGGTAACTCAGGTCCGTTGCCTGCAGCGATTGAAACCGCTATTCTCGATAACGATTTAATAGCGGCATCGGTACTGTCTGGCAACCGCAACTTTGAAGCCCGCGTCCACCAGAACGTCAAGGCCAATTTCCTCATGTCTCCGCCATTGGTAGTTGCTTATGCCTTGGCTGGCACCATGAATAAAGACCTGAGCACCGAAGCTATCGGTAATGGTAAAGATGGAAAACCTGTGTATCTGAAAGACATCTGGCCTAGCTTGGAAGAAGTTGCAGCAGTGATGAGCACAGCAACCAACCCCGAGACATATCGCGCACTGTACGCAGACTTCACCGCAGACAATCCGTTATGGGCAGCCGTACCTGCACCTGTAGGCAGCGTTTACGACTGGGATGCAGATTCAACTTACATCCAGCAACCGCCGTTCTTTGACGGTGCAGCAGGTGACAGCGGCGTCATTCATGGTGCGCGTGCGCTGGCAGTATTTGGCGATTCAGTCACTACCGACCACATCAGCCCGGCTGGCTCTATTAAACCTAGTTCACCAGCGGGTAAATTCCTGCTGGAGCATGGCGTAGACAAAGCGGACTTCAACAGCTATGGCGCGCGCCGTGGTAACCACGAAGTCATGATGCGCGGCACGTTTGCTAACGTGCGTATCAAAAACCTGATGATCCCTGGCTCAGAAGGTGGCGTAACTCGGCACCAGCCTGACGGCGAAGAAATGGCTATCTACGATGCTTCCATGCTTTATCAGGCAGACAGCACACCATTGATGATATTTGCCGGTGAAGAATACGGTACCGGTTCATCCCGCGACTGGGCGGCAAAAGGTACAAAACTGCTAGGCGTAAAAGCCGTCATCGCCAAGAGCTTTGAACGTATCCACCGTGCCAACCTGGTAGGTATGGGTGTATTACCGTGCCAATTCCACACAGGCACAGATGCCACCACACTCAAACTCGACGGCAGTGAAACGTTTGATCTGCTAGGTCTGGAAAACGGCATTACGCCTCAACAGGATGTGCAAATCGTTATCCACCGTGCCAATGGCACCACGGATACGACCATGGTCAAGTTGCGTATCGACACACCAATAGAAGTTGATTACTACCAGAGCGGCGGTATTTTGCCGTTTGTGTTGGCGCAACTACTCGCCTGA